A region from the Hippopotamus amphibius kiboko isolate mHipAmp2 chromosome 15, mHipAmp2.hap2, whole genome shotgun sequence genome encodes:
- the PCSK4 gene encoding proprotein convertase subtilisin/kexin type 4 isoform X2 codes for MRPTRSALWLRLTLALGLALVGPLSVGWASARAPVYVSSWAVRVSQGYQEVERLARKFGFVNLGPVFPDGQYFHLRHRGIVQQSLTPHWGHRLRLKKDPKVQWFQQQTVRRRVKRSLVVPTDPWFSKQWYMNHEVQPDLNVLQVWSQGLSGQGVVVSVLDDGIEKDHPDLWANYDPLASYDFNDYDPDPQPRYTPSDENRHGTRCAGEVAAMANNGFCGAGVAYNARIGGVRMLDGTITDVIEAQSLSLQPQHIHIYSASWGPEDDGRTVDGPGILTREAFRRGVTKGRGGLGTLFIWASGNGGLHYDNCNCDGYTNSIHTLSVGSTTRQGRVPWYSEACASTLTTTYSSGVAADPQVVTTDLHHRCTDKHTGTSASAPLAAGMIALALEANPFLTWRDMQHLVVRASRPAQLQAEDWRRNGVGRQVSHHYGYGLLDARLLVDLARSWLPTRPQRKCVIHVVHTPTPILPVTHVRKNVSACAGRATSIRSLEHVQVQLSLSYSRRGDLEISLTSPMGTRSTLVAIRDAVPLHAAALRDGRGHDGAALGPPGDQQRVRAAGHRGAVPG; via the exons atGCGGCCCACCCGGAGTGCGCTCTGGCTGCGCCTGACCTTGGCCCTGGGCCTGGCGCTCGTTGGCCCCCTGTCTGTGGGGTGGGCCTCGGCCCGGGCCCCCGTCTATGTCAGCAGCTGGGCCGTGCGGGTATCCCAGGGTTACCAGGAGGTCGAGCGCCTGGCGCGCAAATTCGGCTTCGTCAACCTGGGGCCG GTCTTCCCCGACGGGCAGTATTTCCATCTGCGGCACCGGGGCATCGTCCAGCAGTCCCTGACCCCGCACTGGGGCCACCGCCTGCGCCTGAAGAAAGACCCCAAG GTGCAGTGGTTCCAGCAGCAGACGGTGCGGCGGCGGGTGAAACGCTCCCTGGTGGTGCCCACGGACCCGTGGTTCTCCAAGCAGTGGTACATG AACCACGAGGTGCAGCCGGACCTGAACGTCCTGCAGGTCTGGAGCCAGGGGCTGTCGGGCCAGGGCGTGGTGGTCTCTGTCCTGGACGACGGCATCGAGAAGGACCACCCAGACCTCTGGGCCAACTAT GACCCCCTGGCCAGCTACGACTTCAATGACTACGACCCGGACCCCCAGCCGCGATACACGCCCAGCGATGAGAACCG GCACGGGACCCGCTGTGCTGGGGAGGTGGCAGCCATGGCGAACAACGGCTTCTGCGGTGCAGGCGTCGCCTACAACGCCCGAATCGGAG GTGTGCGCATGCTGGACGGCACCATCACCGACGTGATCGAGGCCCAGTCGCTGAGCCTGCAGCCGCAGCACATCCACATCTACAGCGCCAGCTGGGGCCCCGAGGACGACGGCCGCACGGTGGATGGCCCGGGCATCCTCACCCGAGAGGCCTTCAGGCGCGGCGTGACCAAG GGCCGAGGCGGGCTGGGCACCCTCTTCATCTGGGCGTCGGGCAACGGCGGCCTGCACTACGACAACTGCAACTGCGACGGCTACACCAACAGCATCCACACGCTGTCGGTGGGCAGCACCACCCGGCAGGGCCGCGTGCCCTGGTACAGCGAGGCCTGCGCCTCCACGCTCACCACCACCTACAGCAGCGGCGTGGCCGCCGACCCCCAGGTC GTCACCACAGACCTGCACCACCGATGCACGGACAAGCACACGGGCACCTCAGCCTCCGCCCCGCTGGCTGCGGGCATGATCGCCCTGGCTCTGGAGGCCAA CCCGTTCTTGACATGGAGGGACATGCAGCACCTGGTGGTCCGGGCGTCCAGGCCAGCGCAGCTCCAGGCCGAGGACTGGAGGCGCAACGGTGTGGGGCGCCAAG TGAGCCACCACTACGGCTACGGGCTGCTGGACGCCAGGCTGCTGGTGGACCTGGCTCGCTCGTGGCTGCCCACGCGGCCCCAGAGGAAGTGCGTCATCCACGTCGTCCACACCCCCAC ccccatcctgcCCGTGACACACGTGAGGAAGAACGTGTCAGCCTGCGCCGGCCGCGCCACCTCCATCCGCTCGCTGGAGCACGTACAGGTGCAGCTGTCCCTGTCCTACAGCCGCCGCGGGGACCTGGAGATCTCGCTCACCAGCCCCATGGGCACCCGCTCCACGCTCGTGGCCATCag GGACGCTGTACCGCTACACGCTGCTGCTCTACGGGACGGCCGAGGACATGACGGCGCGGCCCTCGGGCCCCCAGGTGACCAGCAGCGCGTGCGTGCAGCGGGACACAGAGGGGCTGTGCCAGGGTGA
- the PCSK4 gene encoding proprotein convertase subtilisin/kexin type 4 isoform X1, with translation MRPTRSALWLRLTLALGLALVGPLSVGWASARAPVYVSSWAVRVSQGYQEVERLARKFGFVNLGPVFPDGQYFHLRHRGIVQQSLTPHWGHRLRLKKDPKVQWFQQQTVRRRVKRSLVVPTDPWFSKQWYMNHEVQPDLNVLQVWSQGLSGQGVVVSVLDDGIEKDHPDLWANYDPLASYDFNDYDPDPQPRYTPSDENRHGTRCAGEVAAMANNGFCGAGVAYNARIGGVRMLDGTITDVIEAQSLSLQPQHIHIYSASWGPEDDGRTVDGPGILTREAFRRGVTKGRGGLGTLFIWASGNGGLHYDNCNCDGYTNSIHTLSVGSTTRQGRVPWYSEACASTLTTTYSSGVAADPQVVTTDLHHRCTDKHTGTSASAPLAAGMIALALEANPFLTWRDMQHLVVRASRPAQLQAEDWRRNGVGRQVSHHYGYGLLDARLLVDLARSWLPTRPQRKCVIHVVHTPTPILPVTHVRKNVSACAGRATSIRSLEHVQVQLSLSYSRRGDLEISLTSPMGTRSTLVAIRPFDVSGQGYNNWIFMSTHFWDEDPRGLWTLVLENKGYYFNMGTLYRYTLLLYGTAEDMTARPSGPQVTSSACVQRDTEGLCQECRSPAYILGQLCLAYCPPRYFNHTRQPVTAGPGRLAAPSLRVCSSCHPSCYTCRGSSPLDCTSCPPPSTLDEQRGSCLGPDLPEGQPRPTATARARACARGSAQAVLLALLAVALGSPLLCRVLLVGCPLPCAGPPGAGGHRRGRSRPRSRLDPGAG, from the exons atGCGGCCCACCCGGAGTGCGCTCTGGCTGCGCCTGACCTTGGCCCTGGGCCTGGCGCTCGTTGGCCCCCTGTCTGTGGGGTGGGCCTCGGCCCGGGCCCCCGTCTATGTCAGCAGCTGGGCCGTGCGGGTATCCCAGGGTTACCAGGAGGTCGAGCGCCTGGCGCGCAAATTCGGCTTCGTCAACCTGGGGCCG GTCTTCCCCGACGGGCAGTATTTCCATCTGCGGCACCGGGGCATCGTCCAGCAGTCCCTGACCCCGCACTGGGGCCACCGCCTGCGCCTGAAGAAAGACCCCAAG GTGCAGTGGTTCCAGCAGCAGACGGTGCGGCGGCGGGTGAAACGCTCCCTGGTGGTGCCCACGGACCCGTGGTTCTCCAAGCAGTGGTACATG AACCACGAGGTGCAGCCGGACCTGAACGTCCTGCAGGTCTGGAGCCAGGGGCTGTCGGGCCAGGGCGTGGTGGTCTCTGTCCTGGACGACGGCATCGAGAAGGACCACCCAGACCTCTGGGCCAACTAT GACCCCCTGGCCAGCTACGACTTCAATGACTACGACCCGGACCCCCAGCCGCGATACACGCCCAGCGATGAGAACCG GCACGGGACCCGCTGTGCTGGGGAGGTGGCAGCCATGGCGAACAACGGCTTCTGCGGTGCAGGCGTCGCCTACAACGCCCGAATCGGAG GTGTGCGCATGCTGGACGGCACCATCACCGACGTGATCGAGGCCCAGTCGCTGAGCCTGCAGCCGCAGCACATCCACATCTACAGCGCCAGCTGGGGCCCCGAGGACGACGGCCGCACGGTGGATGGCCCGGGCATCCTCACCCGAGAGGCCTTCAGGCGCGGCGTGACCAAG GGCCGAGGCGGGCTGGGCACCCTCTTCATCTGGGCGTCGGGCAACGGCGGCCTGCACTACGACAACTGCAACTGCGACGGCTACACCAACAGCATCCACACGCTGTCGGTGGGCAGCACCACCCGGCAGGGCCGCGTGCCCTGGTACAGCGAGGCCTGCGCCTCCACGCTCACCACCACCTACAGCAGCGGCGTGGCCGCCGACCCCCAGGTC GTCACCACAGACCTGCACCACCGATGCACGGACAAGCACACGGGCACCTCAGCCTCCGCCCCGCTGGCTGCGGGCATGATCGCCCTGGCTCTGGAGGCCAA CCCGTTCTTGACATGGAGGGACATGCAGCACCTGGTGGTCCGGGCGTCCAGGCCAGCGCAGCTCCAGGCCGAGGACTGGAGGCGCAACGGTGTGGGGCGCCAAG TGAGCCACCACTACGGCTACGGGCTGCTGGACGCCAGGCTGCTGGTGGACCTGGCTCGCTCGTGGCTGCCCACGCGGCCCCAGAGGAAGTGCGTCATCCACGTCGTCCACACCCCCAC ccccatcctgcCCGTGACACACGTGAGGAAGAACGTGTCAGCCTGCGCCGGCCGCGCCACCTCCATCCGCTCGCTGGAGCACGTACAGGTGCAGCTGTCCCTGTCCTACAGCCGCCGCGGGGACCTGGAGATCTCGCTCACCAGCCCCATGGGCACCCGCTCCACGCTCGTGGCCATCag ACCCTTTGACGTCAGCGGCCAGGGCTACAACAACTGGATCTTCATGTCCACCCACTTCTGGGACGAGGACCCGCGGGGCTTGTGGACCCTGGTCCTGGAGAACAAGGGCTACTATTTCAACATGG GGACGCTGTACCGCTACACGCTGCTGCTCTACGGGACGGCCGAGGACATGACGGCGCGGCCCTCGGGCCCCCAGGTGACCAGCAGCGCGTGCGTGCAGCGGGACACAGAGGGGCTGTGCCAGG AGTGCCGGAGCCCTGCCTACATCCTGGGCCAGCTCTGCCTCGCCTACTGCCCGCCCAGGTACTTCAACCACACCCGGCAGCCGGTGACCGCTGGCCCCGGGCGCCTGGCTGCGCCCTCCCTGCGGGTCTGCTCCAGCTGCCACCCGTCCTGTTACACCTGCCGCGGCAGCTCCCCGCTGGACTGCACCTCCTGCCCCCCGCCGTCCACGCTGGATGAGCAGCGGGGCTCCTGCTTGGGCCCCGACCTCCCCGAGGGCCAGCCCCGGCCCACCGCcaccgcccgcgcccgcgcctgCGCCCGCGGCTCGGCCCAGGCCGTGCTGCTGGCCCTGCTGGCCGTGGCCCTTGGGAGCCCCCTCCTCTGCCGCGTCCTCCTCGTGGGCTGCCCGCTGCCGTGcgcgggaccccccggcgccggGGGCCACCGCCGCGGCCGCTCCAGACCCCGCAGCAGGCTGGACCCCGGAGCCGGCTGA
- the C15H19orf25 gene encoding UPF0449 protein C19orf25 homolog: MGSKAKKRVVLPTRPAPPTVEQILQDVRGAPAEDPVFTALAREDPPGPSGRAEDAEAPREQLYQQSQVYVAMNQRLRQAGAQLEQKRKELRQAGQELERDFGQVAQVALPGAASSG; encoded by the exons ATGGGCTCCAAGGCCAAGAAGCGCGTGGTGCTGCCCACGCGACCGGCGCCCCCCACGGTGGAGCAGATCCTGCAGGACGTGCGGGGGGCGCCCGCCGAGGACCCCGTCTTCACCGCCCTGGCCCGGGAAG ACCCCCCAGGTCCCTCTGGGAGGGCCGAGGACGCCGAGGCCCCGCGGGAGCAGCTCTACCAGCAGAGCCAGGTCTACGTGGCCATGAACCAGCGGCTGCGGCAGGCGGGCGCCCAGCTGGAGCAGAAGCGGAAGGAGCTGCGGCAGGCGGGCCAGGAGCTGGAGCGGGACTTCGGCCAGGTGGCCCAGGTGGCTCTGCCGGGCGCCGCCTCCTCGGGCTGA